Part of the bacterium genome is shown below.
AAAGCCGACCTCGGCGCGTGGGTCACGCTGAACAATAGTTCCGGTGCGTCCTACAGAAACGCGAAGCTGAAACTCATCGCCGGCGAAGTCCACCGCGCCGCGCCACCCCAACCGAAGTACAACGACTTCCTTCGCGCTGAAGCGATGACGATGGCCGATGGCGGTAATCAGTTTTCCGAGAAGTCCTTTTTCGAGTATCATCTCTACACATTGGACCGCCCCACCGACGTTCTCGACAATCAGACCAAGCAGGTTAGTCTCTTCCCAAATGCGGACGTGCAGACCAAACGCATCTACGAGTATGATCATCAGCGCGACAATAACAGCGTTTCGGTTTCACTTGAGTTCATGAATTCCAAAGAGAACGACCTTGGCATTCCCCTGCCCGCCGGTCGCGTGCGCGTCTTCCAGAAGGACTCAGACGGTTCACAGGAGTTCATCGGCGAAGACAACCTTGAGCACACGCCGCGCGACGAAAAAGTCCGCGTGATGATTGGCAACGCCTTCGATATCGCCGTCGAACGGGTGCAGAAGGACTATCGGCAGATCAGCAACACGGTCTATGAGCAGGACATTGAAGTGAAACTGCGCAACCGCAAGACGGATACGGTCAGCATCATCGTCGTGGATCACGTGTGGGGCGAGTGGGAAGTCCTCAAGTCGAGCCTGCCGCATCGAAAGATTTCAGCAAACAAACTTGAATTTGACGTGACCGCCGCGCCCGATAAAGAGGTCGTACTGACCTACACCATTCGCAATCGCTAACGTGCCGTGCCCGCCCTGCTCGCCGAACCCGTCTCGACTCTCCGCGCCATTGGTGAGTTCCGTAGCAAGGCCCTCGAAAAGATCGGTGTCCGCACGCTTGAGGACTTGATTCGCTACTATCCGCGCCGCTACCTCGACCGTTCACGCCAATTGCGCATTCGCGACCTTGTGCCTACCGACTACGAGGTCACGGTCGTTGGTAAAGTCATAAGCGTTGACCTCCGTCGTACCCGCGCCGGTAGATCCATTCTCACGGCGCTGATCAACGACCTGTCCGGCACATTGCGCTGCGTCTGGTTTCAAGGCACACAATACTGGCACAAACAGTTGGTCGTGGATGAGCTGATTGCCGTGAGCGGCAAGCTCGGCGACAGCGACAATCGCGATTTCGTCCATCCCGCCATTGACCGCCTCGGCGCGGACGGCGACGAAACGCGTATGTTTGAAACGGGCCAAATTGTCGCGCTCTACCCGCTTTCGCTCGACCTGCGCAAAGTCGGTCTCGAATCGCGCACCCTGCGCCGCATTCAACTGGATGCTCTCACGCTCGTGCGCACTGAACTGGCCGAATTTCTGCCGCCTGACGACTTGGCCGTCGTTGATGCGCTGCCGCTGGCTGAAGCACTCGTCCAAGTCCATTTCCCCGAGACATCTGAACTCCTCGCGCGAGCGTGGCGCCGTATCCGCTATGAGGAGCTGTTCTTTCATCAACTGTTGTTCGCGCTGCGCAAGCACTTCAACAAAGTCCTGCCCGGCGTTGGCCCGTTTGAGAACATCGGCCCTATTACCCGCAAAGTCCTCGACGCGCTGCCGTTTCCCTTGACTGAGGGACAAAAGGACGTGCTGAAAGACGTTCGAGCCGATCTCGCCAGCCCGATTCCCATGCAGCGCCTGTTGCATGGCGAAGTCGGATCGGGAAAGACCACCGTCGCGCTGCTCGCCGCGGCCATGGCCGCCGATGCCGGTTTTCAAACCGCTTTCATGGCGCCCACCGAGATTCTTGCGCAACAGCACGCCCGTACCCTGGCGCCGCCGGCTCACGCCGCAGGCCTCAACCTCCGCATC
Proteins encoded:
- the recG gene encoding ATP-dependent DNA helicase RecG — translated: MPALLAEPVSTLRAIGEFRSKALEKIGVRTLEDLIRYYPRRYLDRSRQLRIRDLVPTDYEVTVVGKVISVDLRRTRAGRSILTALINDLSGTLRCVWFQGTQYWHKQLVVDELIAVSGKLGDSDNRDFVHPAIDRLGADGDETRMFETGQIVALYPLSLDLRKVGLESRTLRRIQLDALTLVRTELAEFLPPDDLAVVDALPLAEALVQVHFPETSELLARAWRRIRYEELFFHQLLFALRKHFNKVLPGVGPFENIGPITRKVLDALPFPLTEGQKDVLKDVRADLASPIPMQRLLHGEVGSGKTTVALLAAAMAADAGFQTAFMAPTEILAQQHARTLAPPAHAAGLNLRILRGKQTVAQKREILSAAAAGAVDILVGTHALLNEKLKFPRLGLLVIDEQHRFGVEQRAQLSSKGKRPNLLVMTATPIPRTLRLAELGDLDVSTLKELPGGPRSVTTAVRFAPDRERVYKFLIKQAQSGQRVFIICPLVEESDKIQVEAAVDYHKRVANGALRAVNVGLLHGRMDSEDKEAAIKAFRDGVTPILVATPVVEVGVDVPDASVMVIENPERIGLAALHQLRGRIGRKGQKSVFILLPGAKITADAQARLEAIQSTNDGFEIAELDFQLRGAGELFGTRQSGESEHRHYLPERDEPLLKYAHERAFTLVAHDPELSDFPLLREKFRATHLPKLGLLAGG
- a CDS encoding DUF4139 domain-containing protein, producing the protein MLKLLLAILACGIAASAQAKPGVAVTVYNGNLALVRDIREMSFDNGISQLLFRDVAAQIDQSSVHFSAPGVTLLEQDYDYDLVSPEKLLAKYVDQHVEVITESGDLADGTLLTSSPQNIVLQSKDGTLRSLLTESILEVRFPKLPEGLITRPTLRWLVNSPAAAKKETEVSYLTGGMNWNADYVCVIDESNKADLGAWVTLNNSSGASYRNAKLKLIAGEVHRAAPPQPKYNDFLRAEAMTMADGGNQFSEKSFFEYHLYTLDRPTDVLDNQTKQVSLFPNADVQTKRIYEYDHQRDNNSVSVSLEFMNSKENDLGIPLPAGRVRVFQKDSDGSQEFIGEDNLEHTPRDEKVRVMIGNAFDIAVERVQKDYRQISNTVYEQDIEVKLRNRKTDTVSIIVVDHVWGEWEVLKSSLPHRKISANKLEFDVTAAPDKEVVLTYTIRNR